A single genomic interval of Rhodocyclaceae bacterium harbors:
- a CDS encoding tetratricopeptide repeat protein — MSAGPTLAEAALLHDSGQFDAARRAYRSILDAQPDSARVLYLLGLLEKASGDREQSMSCLQQAIAADPMQADVWMAIGDLHAETGADALATEAFERCVARARGSALGWFKLGFAQQKLERHADAEKAYRRAVKLQPVFPEAWCNLGNELGALMRKDDAIAALRRAVAQRPAFPEAWRNLGVILEAVGRRAEALDCFERACEQRPDDADAHFCRAAALAALGRGVDAVAAYERVFELAPAHAGAYNNLGILFLDEHLLDDARACFLCALDADPAHAEALNNLGNVDLREQRFPEAAEDFRRALELSPSFVEALNGAGLAAQELGRARDAASSFRSAIALRPGFAEAHANLAMTLVQLGDTAAARQTFLHAAALSDDATLRLRAATLLPAIMGTKASIEADRQRIRADMQSLAAAPQSATEARVMKYLDPPFYFAYRGWNNRQTLSDLAALYLKMAPELGCESPHVGAPRTRSRVRVGFVSQYFFRHSVGMSFTRLIAGLAADPRLEIVGISLGHKDDEVTTSIRSNCAGWISPRGNLSSIRAAIASLDLDVLFYTDIGMDRITYPLSLSRLARVQCLSGGHPETSGSPNIDYLLSSRWLETPAAQAFYSEQLVLLDAYNSVLTRPAVMPDLASRAQLGLAGEHVYLCPVKLHKLHPDFDVALAALIERDPKACVVLFEDERQAHWRVLTEARQRETMGAAAGRVRFEPWADARTFQSWLQAADAVLDCWPFGMGTTAINALGQAIPVLTLPSERLSGRGTQALLRMMEIDWLVAADVDDFVSRAVTLAAEPSLRQQLAQDLRARSDVLFRQADCAAEMAGFLVESVARKEAAA; from the coding sequence ATGAGCGCCGGGCCAACCCTGGCTGAAGCGGCCCTGCTGCACGATTCCGGCCAGTTCGACGCAGCGCGCCGCGCCTACCGTTCGATCCTCGACGCGCAGCCCGACAGCGCGCGGGTGCTGTACCTGCTCGGCCTGCTCGAGAAGGCCAGCGGTGACCGGGAACAATCCATGTCCTGCCTGCAGCAGGCGATCGCAGCGGATCCTATGCAGGCCGACGTGTGGATGGCGATCGGCGACCTGCATGCGGAGACCGGCGCCGATGCACTTGCGACCGAGGCATTCGAGCGTTGCGTCGCGCGTGCCCGCGGCAGCGCGCTCGGCTGGTTCAAGCTGGGCTTCGCGCAGCAGAAGCTCGAGCGCCATGCGGACGCCGAGAAGGCCTATCGCCGGGCGGTGAAACTGCAGCCGGTGTTCCCCGAGGCATGGTGCAATCTGGGCAACGAACTCGGTGCGCTGATGCGCAAAGACGACGCGATCGCCGCGCTGCGCCGCGCGGTTGCCCAGCGCCCTGCGTTCCCCGAAGCCTGGCGAAACCTCGGCGTCATCCTCGAAGCCGTCGGCCGGCGAGCGGAGGCACTCGACTGCTTCGAGCGAGCCTGCGAACAGCGGCCCGACGATGCCGATGCCCACTTCTGCCGGGCCGCTGCGCTCGCTGCGCTCGGTCGCGGCGTCGATGCGGTGGCCGCCTACGAGCGCGTGTTCGAACTGGCGCCTGCGCACGCTGGCGCCTACAACAACCTGGGCATCCTGTTCCTGGACGAGCATCTGCTCGACGATGCGCGCGCATGCTTCCTGTGCGCGCTCGATGCCGACCCCGCCCACGCCGAAGCATTGAACAACCTCGGCAACGTGGACTTGCGCGAGCAGCGTTTCCCGGAGGCCGCCGAAGACTTCCGACGTGCCCTGGAGCTCTCACCGTCGTTCGTCGAGGCGCTCAATGGCGCCGGCCTCGCAGCGCAGGAACTCGGTCGAGCGCGGGACGCGGCATCGTCCTTCAGGAGCGCGATCGCGCTGCGCCCCGGTTTCGCGGAGGCGCATGCAAACCTGGCGATGACCTTAGTACAACTCGGCGATACAGCTGCGGCGCGGCAGACCTTCCTGCATGCGGCGGCGCTGTCGGACGACGCCACGCTGCGCCTGCGGGCAGCGACGCTGCTGCCCGCGATCATGGGCACGAAGGCCTCGATCGAGGCCGACCGCCAGCGCATCCGCGCCGACATGCAGTCGCTGGCCGCCGCGCCGCAAAGCGCGACCGAGGCCCGGGTGATGAAGTACCTCGATCCGCCGTTCTACTTCGCCTATCGTGGGTGGAACAATCGCCAGACGCTGTCCGACCTGGCCGCCCTCTACCTGAAGATGGCGCCCGAGCTCGGCTGCGAATCGCCGCATGTCGGGGCACCGCGTACCCGCTCTCGCGTGCGGGTCGGATTCGTGTCGCAGTATTTCTTCCGGCATTCGGTCGGTATGTCGTTCACGCGGCTGATCGCCGGTCTGGCTGCCGATCCAAGGCTGGAGATCGTCGGCATCTCGCTCGGGCACAAGGACGACGAGGTGACGACGAGCATCCGGTCGAATTGCGCCGGCTGGATCTCGCCACGCGGCAACCTGTCCTCGATACGCGCGGCGATCGCCTCGCTCGACCTGGATGTCCTGTTCTACACCGACATCGGCATGGATCGGATCACCTATCCGCTCTCGTTGTCGCGCCTTGCCCGGGTGCAGTGCCTCAGCGGTGGCCATCCCGAGACCAGCGGTAGCCCGAACATCGACTACCTGCTGTCCAGCCGCTGGCTGGAGACGCCAGCCGCACAGGCCTTCTACAGCGAGCAACTGGTGCTGCTGGACGCCTACAACAGCGTGCTCACCCGGCCGGCCGTCATGCCCGACCTGGCGAGCCGGGCCCAGCTGGGGCTAGCCGGCGAGCATGTGTACCTGTGCCCGGTAAAGTTGCACAAGCTGCACCCGGATTTCGACGTGGCCCTGGCTGCCCTGATCGAGCGCGACCCGAAGGCCTGCGTGGTGCTGTTCGAGGACGAGCGACAGGCGCACTGGCGTGTGCTGACCGAGGCGCGCCAGCGCGAGACCATGGGTGCCGCCGCAGGCCGGGTACGGTTCGAGCCCTGGGCGGATGCGCGGACCTTCCAGTCCTGGCTGCAGGCAGCCGATGCGGTCCTCGACTGCTGGCCTTTCGGAATGGGCACGACCGCCATCAACGCGCTCGGGCAGGCGATACCGGTGCTGACCCTGCCGTCCGAACGCCTGTCGGGGCGCGGTACCCAGGCGTTGCTGCGCATGATGGAAATCGACTGGCTGGTGGCCGCCGACGTCGACGATTTCGTTTCGCGCGCGGTGACGCTGGCCGCGGAACCGTCGCTGCGCCAGCAGCTCGCTCAAGATTTGCGGGCCCGGTCCGATGTTCTGTTCCGACAGGCGGACTGCGCAGCGGAAATGGCCGGATTCCTGGTCGAAAGCGTGGCCCGAAAGGAGGCAGCAGCATGA
- a CDS encoding DegT/DnrJ/EryC1/StrS aminotransferase family protein: MNPIPVLKPDMPSVDDLLPYLRRIDEAQQYANFGPLCLELEKRLSADCAALSEQPVALTTVANCTVGLQLALMASVDRPRVKVLVPSLTFPGTVSGILQAGFEPVLADVDPARWVLTPEIARAAMNRVRGIRAIMPVAAFGGALDADAWDQLTEETGVPVVIDAAGAFGNQRIGRHTVVAYSMHATKALGAGEGGFVVARDAEIVARVRRLSNFGYMSAGGLISDIGVNGKMSEYAAAVGLAALDRWPAISAARRRLMATYRQALTDTCPEIVLQERPAGGVYSLGVVRLPDRLRAETVAEFLASRGIGSRRWYCPGIYAHPAFLSLTQADDHVLVKHLDQHLLGLPFHLEMSLADIERVTGALQAILSLGGRGRTGVAKATRSSSSRGAHLRAVG, from the coding sequence ATGAACCCCATCCCGGTGCTCAAGCCCGACATGCCGTCGGTGGACGACCTGTTGCCCTACCTGCGGCGGATCGACGAGGCGCAGCAGTACGCCAACTTCGGGCCCCTGTGCCTGGAGCTCGAGAAACGGCTGTCTGCCGACTGCGCCGCACTGAGCGAGCAGCCGGTGGCCCTGACCACCGTCGCCAACTGCACCGTCGGCCTGCAACTCGCGCTGATGGCGAGCGTCGACCGTCCGCGGGTGAAGGTGCTCGTGCCTTCGCTGACGTTTCCCGGCACGGTATCCGGCATCCTCCAGGCCGGGTTCGAGCCGGTTCTCGCCGACGTCGACCCGGCGCGCTGGGTGCTGACACCGGAGATCGCGCGCGCTGCGATGAACCGGGTGCGCGGCATCCGGGCGATCATGCCGGTGGCCGCGTTCGGCGGTGCACTCGACGCAGACGCCTGGGATCAGCTGACCGAGGAGACCGGCGTCCCTGTCGTGATCGATGCCGCAGGAGCCTTCGGCAACCAGCGCATCGGCCGCCATACCGTGGTCGCCTACAGCATGCATGCGACCAAGGCGCTGGGTGCCGGGGAGGGCGGCTTCGTGGTCGCGCGCGATGCCGAGATCGTCGCGCGGGTGCGACGCCTGTCCAATTTCGGCTACATGTCTGCGGGTGGCCTGATCTCGGATATCGGGGTCAACGGCAAGATGAGCGAGTATGCCGCCGCCGTCGGGCTGGCCGCCCTCGATCGCTGGCCCGCGATCAGCGCGGCGCGGCGCCGGCTGATGGCGACCTACCGGCAGGCGCTGACGGATACCTGCCCGGAGATCGTGCTGCAGGAGCGTCCGGCCGGCGGCGTCTATTCGCTGGGCGTGGTGCGCTTGCCAGACCGGCTGCGCGCGGAAACCGTGGCGGAGTTCCTTGCATCGCGCGGTATCGGCTCGCGCCGCTGGTACTGCCCGGGCATTTATGCTCACCCCGCATTCCTGTCGCTGACGCAGGCCGATGACCATGTGCTCGTCAAGCACCTGGACCAGCATCTGCTCGGGTTGCCGTTCCACCTCGAGATGAGCCTGGCCGACATCGAGC